CGTCGTCGAAGAAGTAGACCTGGGCGCGGCTGACCGACTGCGCCGCGGACCACTGCACCTCGGCCGTCTGGGTGCCCGTCTCGGGCCAGGTGCCCCAGCGGTTGCCCTGGTTGGTGCCGCCCCAGTTGGAGCTGGTCGGCTCGTCACCGTTGTTGATCGCCGCGCAGCTCTCCCAGGTCGAGGTGTACGAGCAGACCGGCGAGCCGGACAGCGCGAGGTTGCTCGGCGGGTCCGGCGGCTGGACCCCGCCCCGGTTGAAGATCTTGATCTCGGTGAGACCGGTCTTCGCCCCGGAGGCGTTGGTCGCCAGCACGCGCACCCGCTGCGCGTTGACCGCCCCGAAGGTGGCCACGTTGTAGTTCGCGCGCGGCGCCGACGGGCTCTTGACCTGGCTGGGCACGGTGACCCAGGCGCTGCCGTTGTGGTACTGGACGTCGTACGCCGACGGCGCCCGGTAGGTGGCGCTGGCCGGGCGGCTGTCCTTGAAGTACAGCCGGACCTCGTTGAAGGTCTGCGGCGAGCCGAAGTTGACCTCGTACCAGTCCTGGCTGTTGGCCGAGCCGCCCGCGCCCCAGAAGGGCTCGTTGATCGGGTAGCCGTCCCGCGCCCCGGCCACGGTGGACCCGGAGCCGGTGTGCGAGGCGCTGGCGGTGCCCAGGGCGGCCAGGTTGGTCAGGTTGGCGGTCAGGTCGACGCCGGCCTTGGCCATCATGTCCACCATGCGTGCCTCGGTGTGCACAACCTGCGCCGGAGCCTGCATCGAGGTCGCCGCGCTGCTGTAGGTCACCGAGGCACTGGTGGTGACCGCGCCGGTGGCCGGGTTGTACGTCATCGGCACAAGCTGGTTGATGGTCGCCCGGCGCGTGCCGTTGACGAAGATCGAGTAGCCCTCCGGCACGCCGCTGTAGCGCACGATGCCGTCGGCCGGGTCGTCCCAGACGATGGTCAGGTCGCTGTTGCGGTAGCGCAGGTTGTTGACGGTGAAGTGGGTCCAGCCGATGTTGATCGGGCTGAGCTCCACCTGGGCGTCGGTGCGCGGCCGCAGGCCCGCCACGTCCTCGATCACGGTCCAGTTGCTGCTGCCCAGGATGTTGTGGTGGATCCAGGACCGGTAGGTGATGGAGCTGCCGTTCCAGTCCGCCCAGAACTCGTTGGCGTCGGGGTACTGCGTGTTGCCGTTGATGTACTGCGCCCAGACGTTCCAGTAGAGCAGCTTCTTGTACCAGTCGCTGGTGATCCACTGGTTCGGGTAGTTGCGCAGCACCGACGACAGCAGCCGGAACTGCACGGTGGAGTTGATGGTGGAGAAGTTGTTGCTGCCCGTGCCCGAGGCCGCCTTGTCCGCCTGGTTGGCGGTGTAGAACGGGAAGATCGGGTACTGCGCGGCGTCGTCGAACAGCCGCAGCGCCTGCTTGTACGTGGTGGTGTTGGGGATCGCGCCCACCGCGAACGGGTAGTAGTTGTTGATCTCCTTCCACGGGTTGAAGGTGCCGTCCGGGTAGCGGTGCTCGAACAGCTGCCGGTTCGGGTTCCACAGCACGTTGGTCAGCGCGTTGCCGATGTCGGTGGCGAGCTGGTTCATCTCGTTCGCCTTGGCCGTGTTGCCCAGCAGCGCGTACGCGGCGGCCGCGGCCTTGGCACCGCTGTACTGGTAGGCGCCCTCGGTGCGGTCCATCCGGCCTGAGCGGTAGTGGAACGACACCGCATCGGCGTCGTTACCCGTCAGCGCGCCCCAGTCGTACTCGATGATCTTGTTGTTGTTGGTGTCGTAGTAGGCGAGCTGGCCCTTGACGTCACCCTCGGCGTACTTGGCCAGGTTCTGCGCGATGCCCGGCTGGCCGCCGTGGATCTGGTAGCTCTTCCAGGCCGCCTCGGCGATGTACTGGATGTAGCTGTTCGACCAGTTCTCGGGGTCGCCGGGGTTGTCCACGAACCGGCCGCCCTTGGAGACCTGTCCCGCGCTGACCCAGTCGCCGAAGCCGTAGATCGGGTTGCGCAGGTACTTCAGGTCGTCGATGTGCATCGACTGGGTGAGCACGATGGCGTTGTTGTAGCCCAGCACGCCCTCGGTCGAGATCGGGAACTGGAACGTCTGCCCCGGGATGTCGGCGTCCAGGTGGTTGAAGCGCATCAGCCACCAGCGGTAGTAGATGTTCTTCTTGATCGCCGCGTCGGGCACGTCGATGTAGGGCACGTTCTGCGCCCACCACAGGTTGTACGCCCGCACGTGGGTCGAGAACGCCGTCGCGTTGGTGTAGCCCTTGTACGCGTTGTACTCCGTCAGCGAGGCCGGGATCTCGTTGGTGACGAAGCCCATGACGACCTTCGCGGTCACCGTGGCGCCCGCGGCGATGGTCACCGACCGGTTGAGGCCGCCGCTGCTGACCGTGAAGCCGTCACCGGACAGCCGCGGGTAGATCGTGGTCAGGTTGTTGTACGCGTTGACCTGGCCGGTGAGCTCGTTGCCGCTGCCGGAGGTGGCGTACGGCGAGGTGGCCCGCAGTTGCAGCGTGGTGGAGCTGCTGCCGCTGTTGGTGATGGACAGGTTCGTCACCGCGACGTTGTTGTCGGTGATGAACTTCGTCTGGTCCACCCGGATCGAGCCCGAGGTGTGCACGCTCTTCCAGTGGCTGGGCGCCTGCCAGCGCGAGCCGACCTGCTCGGTGAAGGTGCCCGGCGTGACGGCGATCGTGTACGCGTTCTGGTTGTTGATGCTCTCCCAGTACGCGGCCTGCCCGGCGAAGCCGAGCGTGCCCGGGGTGTGCGTCTTCAGGTACAGGGCCCGGCCGCGGGTCATCAGCCAGGTGCCGGCGGGGTCGTTGCCGGGGCGGGCGAGCAGCCGGTCCATCCAGAAGTCGGTGCCGCCCGACTCCGCGTTGTAGATGGCCTGCATCATGTTGCCGGTGGTGTAGCCCACGGGCGGGGCCGGGATGGCCGGGCCGCTGAACGTGGGGAAGCCGATGGGCTGCGCCGCGTACGCCGGGGACTGCGCCTGGACGGCGATCACTCCCGCGGCGAGCACGGCGGAGAGGCCGAGTGCCAGGCTTCTGCGCTTGGTGCGCGAGCGCAGGGCCTTTGCGAGCACTGGCATGGGGTTCACCTCCACATAGGGGGACGGTTGTGGATTTCCTGCGGTGAGAGCCGGTAGGGCCCGGCCGCGCCCGCCGGGTAGGCGGTGCGGGCGCGACCGGGCAGTCTCATCTGTCGGGCCCTTTCCGTGGGACGGGGTGCGGTGAGAGAGTCGGTGGCCGGTCAGGCCTTCAGCGCGCCGGATGTGAAGCCGCGTACGTAGCTGCGCTGCATGAAGGCGAACAGCAGCAGGCAGGGCACGGCCATGAAGACCACCCCCGCCTCGAGTGCCGCGTAGTCGATGGAGCCGTGGCTGGCGGTGCGCATGTTGACCACGGCCAGGGTGGTGGTGAAGGTGTCGGTCGAGTTCAGCAGGATCAGCGGCGCGAAGAACTCGCTCCAGGAGGTCAGGAACGCGAACAGGCCGACGGTGATCAGGCCGGGCTTGACCGCCGGCAGCATGATCCGGATCAGCGTGGAGACGCTGTTGCACCCGTCGACCTGCGCCGACTCCTCCAGCTCGCGCGGCACGGCCTCGAACGAGTTGCGCATCATGAAGATCGAGAACGGCAGCTGGAACATGATCAGCACCAGGCTGAGGCCGACCAGGCTGTCCTGCAGGCCGATCCAGCCGAGCAGCACGTACAGCGCGATCAGGATCGTCGCGTACGGCACCATCAGGATCGCCAGGGTGAGCAGGAACAGCACGTCCCGGCCGGGGAAGCGGAACCGGCCGAAGGCGTACCCGCCGAGGGTGGCCACCAGCAGGGTGCCGCCGACGGTGAGCGCGCTGACGGTGAGGCTGTTCAGCACGTGGTGCAGCCGGATGCCGTTGTCGGAGGTGAACAGCCGGTCGTAGTTCTCCAGCCCGAAGCCGGTGCCGGTGCGCAGCGACGCCCAGCCGCTCCACAACAGTGGCGACAGGAACAGGATCGCCAGTGCCGTGCCGGTCACGTAGTAGCTCCACCGGTTGACAGCGGATGACCTGGTCATGGTGCTTCTCCTAGGAGCGCCGGCGCAGCACGCCGAGCTGGATGACGTTGAAGACGACGAGGACGGCGAGCAGGGCCACGGAGATCGCGGCGGCGGAGCCGAGGTCGAGGCGGATGAACGCCTCCCGGTAGATCACCATCACCAGCGAGGTGGTGCTGTTGTCCGGCCCGCCCCGGGTGAGGATCCAGAACTGGTCGAACGCCAGCAGCGACCCGGTGATCATCATGGTGAGCACCAGGGCGATGGTCGGTCGCATCAGCGGCAGGGTGACCCGGCGGAAGGTCTGCCAGCGGCTCGCGCCGTCGATGCGGGCCGCCTCGTACACCTCCAGCGGGATCGCCTGCAGGCCGGTGAGCAGGATCAGCATGTTGAACCCGGCGAAGCGCCAGAGCACCAGCACGATCGCCGAGGCCAGCGCCGAGCCGGAGCTGCCGGAGGTCCAGGAGACGTAGCCGTCGATCACGCCGAGCTTGCGCAGCAGGTCGCTGACCGGGCCGATCTCATCCGACAGCAGCCCCAGGAACAGCAGCGAGGCGCTGGCGAAACCGACGGCCATGGGCAGCAGGAACGAGGTGCGGAAGAAGCCGACGCCGCGCCGGCGCTGCTGCACCAGCAGGGCGAGCCCGAACGCGACCACGAACAGCAGCACCGTCATCACGACCGTGTACTTGACCGTGAACCAGACCGCCGAGCCGACCAGCTCGTTGTCGCCGATGCGGGCGTAGTTGTCCGGGGCGTTCATGGTCGGCGCGCCCAGCAGCGGCCAGCGGTGCAGCGACATCCAGCCGACCAGCAGCAGCGGCACCAGGAAGAACAGGCCGACCATCAGCGCGGTGGGCGTCGCGTAGAGGGCGCCGAGCAGGGCCCGGCCGCGCGCGGCGCTGCGCCGGATCCGCGGCGCCGGGCCGGCGGCCTGCGGGGCGGGCAGCGGGCGGGCCGGTCCGCTGCGGGGCGGGGTGAGCGTCGACATCTGCTCGTCTCCGGGTCGGTGGGAGGGCC
The Catellatospora sp. IY07-71 DNA segment above includes these coding regions:
- a CDS encoding discoidin domain-containing protein; its protein translation is MPVLAKALRSRTKRRSLALGLSAVLAAGVIAVQAQSPAYAAQPIGFPTFSGPAIPAPPVGYTTGNMMQAIYNAESGGTDFWMDRLLARPGNDPAGTWLMTRGRALYLKTHTPGTLGFAGQAAYWESINNQNAYTIAVTPGTFTEQVGSRWQAPSHWKSVHTSGSIRVDQTKFITDNNVAVTNLSITNSGSSSTTLQLRATSPYATSGSGNELTGQVNAYNNLTTIYPRLSGDGFTVSSGGLNRSVTIAAGATVTAKVVMGFVTNEIPASLTEYNAYKGYTNATAFSTHVRAYNLWWAQNVPYIDVPDAAIKKNIYYRWWLMRFNHLDADIPGQTFQFPISTEGVLGYNNAIVLTQSMHIDDLKYLRNPIYGFGDWVSAGQVSKGGRFVDNPGDPENWSNSYIQYIAEAAWKSYQIHGGQPGIAQNLAKYAEGDVKGQLAYYDTNNNKIIEYDWGALTGNDADAVSFHYRSGRMDRTEGAYQYSGAKAAAAAYALLGNTAKANEMNQLATDIGNALTNVLWNPNRQLFEHRYPDGTFNPWKEINNYYPFAVGAIPNTTTYKQALRLFDDAAQYPIFPFYTANQADKAASGTGSNNFSTINSTVQFRLLSSVLRNYPNQWITSDWYKKLLYWNVWAQYINGNTQYPDANEFWADWNGSSITYRSWIHHNILGSSNWTVIEDVAGLRPRTDAQVELSPINIGWTHFTVNNLRYRNSDLTIVWDDPADGIVRYSGVPEGYSIFVNGTRRATINQLVPMTYNPATGAVTTSASVTYSSAATSMQAPAQVVHTEARMVDMMAKAGVDLTANLTNLAALGTASASHTGSGSTVAGARDGYPINEPFWGAGGSANSQDWYEVNFGSPQTFNEVRLYFKDSRPASATYRAPSAYDVQYHNGSAWVTVPSQVKSPSAPRANYNVATFGAVNAQRVRVLATNASGAKTGLTEIKIFNRGGVQPPDPPSNLALSGSPVCSYTSTWESCAAINNGDEPTSSNWGGTNQGNRWGTWPETGTQTAEVQWSAAQSVSRAQVYFFDDEQGIDMPSAWKLQYWNGSAYVDVPGASAYTLTKNAYNTVTFTGVSTTRLRVSLTATGSASLGLLEVKAFAS
- a CDS encoding carbohydrate ABC transporter permease, which encodes MTRSSAVNRWSYYVTGTALAILFLSPLLWSGWASLRTGTGFGLENYDRLFTSDNGIRLHHVLNSLTVSALTVGGTLLVATLGGYAFGRFRFPGRDVLFLLTLAILMVPYATILIALYVLLGWIGLQDSLVGLSLVLIMFQLPFSIFMMRNSFEAVPRELEESAQVDGCNSVSTLIRIMLPAVKPGLITVGLFAFLTSWSEFFAPLILLNSTDTFTTTLAVVNMRTASHGSIDYAALEAGVVFMAVPCLLLFAFMQRSYVRGFTSGALKA
- a CDS encoding carbohydrate ABC transporter permease, which encodes MSTLTPPRSGPARPLPAPQAAGPAPRIRRSAARGRALLGALYATPTALMVGLFFLVPLLLVGWMSLHRWPLLGAPTMNAPDNYARIGDNELVGSAVWFTVKYTVVMTVLLFVVAFGLALLVQQRRRGVGFFRTSFLLPMAVGFASASLLFLGLLSDEIGPVSDLLRKLGVIDGYVSWTSGSSGSALASAIVLVLWRFAGFNMLILLTGLQAIPLEVYEAARIDGASRWQTFRRVTLPLMRPTIALVLTMMITGSLLAFDQFWILTRGGPDNSTTSLVMVIYREAFIRLDLGSAAAISVALLAVLVVFNVIQLGVLRRRS